gtcaTTCCATTGCCTCTGCTTGCCTCGGGTCCTCTCATCAAGAGTTCCGGACACACCCTAATCTGCTTCCCGTTTTGGCTGCATTTAGGTCCAATTCTTGAACCCCTGCCGAGAGACGAGTTCTTGAGCCCTCTGCTATAGAAACGGGGGAAAAGATGTGATTTTTCGGCTAAAGAACCACCGAGTTCCAATCGTTACTTTTTCTTGCGGCTGTTGCCGGCCGCCTCTTCGGTTCAGAGAGAAGAACAAGCCTTCTTCTTGAAGGGAAAGACGAGAAAAAGAAGCAATCTTTTCTAGCCAGAGGTTTCCGAAATTTCCAATTCTTGGTGCGTTTGGTTCTGCTTCCGAATCCTCGAGTCATCGCCGAGGGAAACGGAGGAAAAAGAAGTGATTTTGTTCAGCTAAAGATGGGGAAAAGAAGCCTCGGAGGGCTGTCAACCCTGTTGTGGATTTATTTGGTGTGCCGAAGGTGGCAGCTCTCTGATTCTCTCAATGGCGAAGGTGCGTTCTCCAGTACTAGATCGATGGCGGATTCGACCTAGTCAATGATCTAACTGCTTCTTGTTTCTTGTAATGTAGGTCGAGCTCTTCTGGCATTAAAAGGCAAAGTAGAGGTCGATCCTTATGGCGCTTTAGCAAATTGGGATGAGGAAGATGATGATCCATGCTCCTGGTGTGGAGTTGAGTGCACTGATGGCGGAAGAGTCGTGGTTTTGTGAGTGATCCAAATTTCTTGAATTATAAATCTCCTTCTAACTTCGTTCTGCTATTTTCCCCTTGAGTGTTTCTGAACCTAATTACTGGTTTAAGCAAATGGGATGAGAAGAAATAGTAGATGCTGTTGATTTGTTGTTCTTTTTTAATCAACACAAAGGTATGGAGCTTAAGAAATCTACTGGTTTTCCTGTAAATGAAATATAGgcagtttatttttttctttttttagatttttacaAATTAAATATTACCTCATCAGAAGTATCCCCTCAAGACACAATTACAAACATCCAACCATTGCAAACTGTCAATGCACCAACAGAACCAAATGAAAACTAATCATCATCTTGCAGCCACTTTAAGGATCTTCTACTGCTTATCAGATTCCATACTTGGCCAAGATTTAACAATCACAATGATTAAATACTGCAAAAAGATTAAGATTTATTATCGAGCAATTTCCCGGGAAAAGCCCCAAGTTTTGAGTTTTTCTTGGATACCGCCCCTTATTTCCAAAATGCCCAAAAAGAGCTCCTgctttttaaaatgataaaaatacccCACTGACATCTGAGCACTTTGATATTTGAATTTCCGACAAGAGCCAACTAGACTGAACCAGTCAAACTGGTTCGGTGTTAAACCTAATCGGTTACAATGCTTTGAATAGGGTTATTTTGGTTCAGCCGATTTGGTGGTTATTGTGTTTTTGGATATGGTTATAAGGTTTTTGGTTAAATCGAACTGGTTACAGTGTTTTTTATTACAGAATTGAAGACACTGCAATCcagttttaattaatttaaattcagACAAACATTAATTATTAACcttattatatttcttatttaggTTTTAAATATACATTCTTATTGGTTTAccaaaaaaatgtaaaaaaaaaaacttgacttATATGCTAGTTATAGTTATAGGATTTTTTATTAGGACTATAATGTTTTTCTCAACACAACTGAGTAATAACGACTCAAAATATAATACAAACTAATTTATCACCCTTACTATGGTTTCAATTAGGCATTTTTACtggttaaaaaaaagaaaatataaaaaaattaacttctatatttgaaCAGTGTTTTTGAATAGAACTATTGTTTTTTTGGCACCTCCACAAAAACAATTTAACTGGACTGGTTCACCTTGTGAGCCGATCCATGCAAAGAGTGGGAGACTGCTCTTGGATGTCTCGTCAAGGATATTTTCAGCACTAAGGGAAAAGAGGAGTACTCTTAGGGAAAAACAATACGAGAGGCTCCTTCCTGGAAAACCCAAAATAGGGGCTTTTTACCAGAATATGCCCTTAATTATTAAcagttttctatttttttcccTACATAACATGCACAAGTCTAGTCCAGCTCACCGATCAATCATAATATTCTTCCCTCTCCTATCGGTCAGCAGGATATCACAGCATGTTTAGATTCTGTCAACCATTTGTACAGCCTTCTAATATAAGTACACTTCAGGATTAACAGATGCTTGCCAATTACATTTCTCGAACATAGGCTGTAAGTTCCATAAGTAACCTGTTCTATGATTATTAGATTATTACTCCGTAACGCCTTGTTATTTACAACTAACCAGCAAAACATTCACACTGATACAGGAGCCCAATTAATCCAGACATGCCAAACAGTTGAGTCTTACTACACCAAATTTAGGAACATGTACTGATATGAGCTTGAAGTGCATCATCTCCAAATGAATCATATTCCAGAAGTTAAACCAATATTCCAAAAGCATCTCTATTGTCACTGCTCAAAATATTGGTGTGCAGTCATGTCAGTCTGCAACAATGATACCTTAGCAAAAGTTTGCTTTCTCTGTGCTGTAGTTTTGCCAGCAACACTGTACATGGTTCTTTTGGCATTAGTATACAAGTCTGCAGACATACTCTTCAAAGAGATGTAGAATGTAATGATTCTTAATCTCTCCTTGTGTATATGTATGTTATTGGAATTTATCCAGTCAGAATCGAGCTTCATTAGTTTGATTTTCAAATTACTTCTACCATCCATAATTTACTGTCTTACAAACttttaaatgaagatgcttgTTATAGAATTTTTGCTTGTAAAGTATTTTGTTCTAGTCTAATATCAATTGAATTTTTTGCTCCTTAATCTCTCTCTAAATTTTGTCTTCTTGTTGTAGGAACTTGAAAAATCTTTGTCTTAAAGGGACACTGTCACCTGAAGTAGGCAAACTGATACACTTGAACACTCTGTAAGCATTTCTAAGCTATTATGTGTTTATAATTGTCTAATGCATGTGATTCTTTTTTCTTGATTCTCCTTATACTTTTTGGTTGCTAACACTTTTTCTGCAATAAAATCCTTGTATATTTGTTAATTGTGGGCAGAAGTGTTATGGAAAAAATTATCCCTTCATTTCAAAACATCTTCTTGGGTTTATTTTGCATAATCCTATTGCCATCTTGTTTTGTAACTTTAACGTATTTCCGAACAACTCAACAATTTCAATACAAGACATGGTAGCTGGTCCGTGACATCCCCATTATGTTACTCTTTCATATTTCTTCTCATGCATCTACATGTACAAACATAACAAAGATTAATGTGATGGATACTCAATTTCTGCAGTTAACTTGGGTTGACTCATAGCTGGGGACTGTTAAAGCAagtaaaatttgaaaaaaaaaagaaaaagaaggaaatatgGTCATgtggaaatatttatgatgatatttTGCTGAAATCGAATCAGTTATCTTGTGAGTAACCTTAGTTTGTTCATTATGTTGAAGGAACTTAGCAGCATAGCTATGTTATTCTTCTGTAATTAATAGTTTTTCTAGGTATGTTCCAAGCATCAGTCTCGCTTAACCTAGTTGATGTAGAATAGAGTAGGGAAGTAGAGAAAAAGAGAAATGTGAGATAAGAGAGGAGATTAAAAGACTAAAGTAGATGTAATTATTTTCATTAAGATCTGAAATGTTTGATCCATTAACAAGCTCTACTATTTATAGGAGTTTAGGAGCCTTATGTAATTAATGAAGACAATGATTTCTAAGAGTAATATCTTAGGATATTTGTACGTCTTTTAGAATTTCAAAGTATGACTTCTAGAATACCTAAATAGTAGatgagtgcacttaatacaaaagaAGTACCTAGAAAGACCAAAAGGCTTTTTATTTTTCAACACAACTTTTAGAAATTCTaggccaactaattgatgattttttgttgATATATTTGCCTAGAATAAGCTTTTCTGAAATCCTTTGTAAAGCTTGATGGTTCTATATCATTTTCTCCTGTGGTAAAGAATTCAACCCCGAAGAGTGATATGCAAGGTATTAGTCTAATAAGTCTAGTGCAAAGTCTCGAAGTTGCTCTAAAGTAATCTAAGTGCCATCGGAAGTTGGATGATCACACCACTTGACAAGAAAGTGGTGAGTAATGCTACTAGTAAATGTAAAAAGGTGGTTATTAAGAATGACCTCTATGTCATCCCTATGTTGTGGGAGAATCGGTACTTTGGGAGGATTATCACCTGCAAGAAAACCGACAGATAGAGGAGGCTCAAAAGTACCATAATATGGAGTGAAATCCTTCACATTGAAAAATTAGACTAATATTTAAGTTGGAAGGCAAATCAAGCATATATGTATTAGATCTTAGTTTTTAGATAATGGGAAAAGGATCAATTGCTTAGGCATACAActttttgaatgagtttttagggAATCTCTTAGGGTGAATGTGAACCAAGACATAATCACCAAATTAAAACTCTCGACTTCTACGATATGTATTAGCAGCAAGtttgtaactttcattacttaggaCAATTTTACATTGAATCTCATTATGCAAATCATGAATATGTTGAGCGAAAAGTAGGTTGTTTCTGAGGCACGATAGTCAAGTGGAATGGGTGCAAGGTCGATTAGTGTGCAAGGAGTATAGCCGAGGATAGTTTGAAATGGGTTTTTTATGATGGAGCAGTTGACTAAGTTATTGTATGCAAATTCTATAATGGGTTAGGTTAAGTCCTAGTTTCTGTGTTTCTTCCCAACTAAACATCTAAGAAGATTTCCTAAGGAATGGTTAACAACCTCAATTTGATCATTAGTCTGGCGGTGAAAGGTTGAGGAGAACTTTAATGTTGTGCCAAACACTTTCCACAAAGTGTTTCAAAAGTGGTTAACAAATTTTACATCCTTATCGGACACCATGGTTAAGGGCAAGCATTGTAATTTAACCATTTCTTAAAAGAACAATTTAGCAAAGTGTGAGGTGTTATTAATCTTATTATATGGGATCAAGTTTGATGTACTTCTCAATCTCAAGAACTTGTCAAGAAGCTTCCTCCATAGTAACGAGGAAACTAAGGAAGATATCCTGTTGGATGTCAAACCTTAACACATTAACAAATCTTCAGATAGGGATGATTTGGTCTTTTTCTATTTCACACCtaagtaaaagtttttcaaattgggCCAAATACTCTGTCACATTAGAATTCAATTGTTTAACCAATTGGCTTCGAAAGTagattggtaaatatttttccttaatttttttttaatgatttcccATTGACTGATGGGAGGTTCTCGATGGTGTTCGAGACTATGTTGGATATGTTGCCAATATTCCTAGTAGACCCCACTAGTTTCATTTTTGCAAATCATACACGTTCAATATCAATCATTCTATACCACTTAAAGTAGTCTTCCATGCTATCTAACCAATTAACAAACACGTTTGGGTCAAACCTACCATCAAAGTTCGGCACATTCACACTGACTCTTCTAGCCATTTCCCCTAGATTGTCAGCAAACCAAACTTGTTAGCCCATTACTCGAGTTTGTGGATTTCTAATAGATTCTAGAAATTCATCGTTAAGGTCAAAAATTGGTCATCACGACTTGTAGGAGCATGATTGTGAACAGGTACCCTATAGGTGGACCCAAGATTTGTTCAAATTGAGGCTTGGGGAGTAggtaaaatttttttatttgaaacaaTGGATTGTGGAGAATGAACATGTTGCTTAATCGACTCATCGACCTCCTCCTTCATGGGTCGATTTTCAAGATGTTGGAGAGCTCTAAGGACTTGGGTTATTTGGTCACATAACTGGTTCAACATTATATCATGATCTACTAGCTTGGTCCTAAGACTGTCTATCTCGATTTATTGGTTTAGGGATTCATCAGGATTGGTTTGGTTTTCACCTCATCCAGTCATGATTCTAATTTTATCGACAAATTATCTTTTGGTAATGAGGTTGTTAATTGTTGCAATGCATAAGGTAGAAATGCAATGTTTCAATGATTCTCACTTTTTTTCCCtcactttttgttttgttttggttttttttttgggACAACTTTCAAGGGTTCAAATTTTAGTGGTATTGTACTTATAGCTAAAGGAGAGaggatgataaataaaaaaagaaaaagaaaaagaaaatgagggGTGAAGCGTTGAAAACCACAATATAATGAAATATACAAATTTTCTTTCCgacaaaaatattattaaagtttTCAAAAATTTACTTAGCACTGAGAATTATGTGGTTCACTAATTCTACAGTGACAGTTGCCCAAAGTCCAACTCCATACGCAAGGGGTTAACATTGGAGGTGCAAGGATCTTTGAGTGTTGATTGAAGTTTTTGCTGCTAGTTGGAACCCAATGAGGTACAGTGCAGGTTTCTTgatgggctctaataccaaaatgATGTAGAACAGAGTAGGAAAGTAGAGAGAAAAaacagagaagagaaagaaagagaagtatgatatTTGAGAGGAGAGTAAGAGACTAGAGAAGATACAATActtttcattcaaatttgaaatgtTTGATCCATTAAAAAGCTCTACTATTTATAGAGGCTTAGGAGTCTTGGTACAATTAATGAAGAAAATGATTCTCAAGTGTAATCTCCTAGGGAATTAGTATGTCTTTTAGAAATCCAAAATATGACTTATAGAATACgtaaatagtaaatgagtgcacttaatacaaaatCAGTCCCTAGAAAATCCAAAAGACTTTTCAATTTTCAACACAACTCTTATAATTTCTAAGCCAACTTATTGATAACTTTTTGTTGATATCTTTGTCTAGAATAAAATTTTCTGATATCTTTTGTAAAGCTTGGTGGTTCTCCATCGCCAGTAGTTATCTGTTTATGTTTCATAATTCCTAAGGATAGTTATTTCTTGCAATTACTCAACATTCTCAACTATTTTATTCAACTTTGGAACACTAGCTGTTGcttaattttgaaattacttCATTGATATTCTTTGCAGCTTCCCCTGTGTATCTCTTGTAGTAAAAATTCTGAGAACTATTTTTCTGATACTATGATCTGTATTGTCGTTgctgttttacttttttttttcttatgtagaattttacataacaattccTTCTATGGAGCTGTTCCTGGGGTTATTGGGGAATTGCAGAAGCTGAAGGTATTGGATTTGGGACACAATAACTTTAGTGGAGTACTTCCATCTGACCTTGGGGATGTTGCTTCTCTAGAAACACTGTACGTAAATGACTTAACATCATCTATTGCTTTCCTTTCTTCAGTTAAAAATCCAATCTCGAAACTGTTTAAATGCAGTGTTCTAAGAGGAAACAGATTTGCTGGTAACTTATTATCAGTATGGTCTAAGTTCAAGATGCTCTCAGAGGTTCAGGTTGACAAAGAACCTTTGCCATCAAAAAGGCAATTCATTACAATGTCAGGGTATTCATAGTGCTGAACAGTTAAATGACTTTTTGTTCTCGAGTTCATACAACTTGGGAGCATttagaaggagaaaaaaaaaaggatctaaGCATTTAGCCATACATTTTTTCCTGGACGCGCCCTAAACTTTGTTGTCACAAAATGCACTtatttgtttatgatttaaaaaaaaactgaGTTGATGttcttgttaaaaaaataaaagtacaaGTTGACCAGTTTCAAGAAATTTGCATTTTGTTTGACTAGATGCATGCTCAGACATTATTCTATATGATTACTAAGGACTAATGGAGTCACTACAAAAGACATGAtacctctttagtaaaatagtctaacgATGAAAGGCAACAGTAAGAACAATAAGCAAAATATAGAGGAAACAGTGTCCACTTTCTGCCTGATGAACAGGTTTGAGCTTACATCAATCCAGAGCTTTTCTTACTGTCTCTGACAAAAGGGCAATCTTTAATATACAGATAAGCAGGGAATGTTGAATGACCTCAAATACTACAGATTTGGCTAAACTTTCACTTGCATAACTCCTGAACATCAAGTTTATCTCTTGTAGGGATGTTGTGGGTGCAACAACCCGTGGACTTTTGGGAGTAGAATTTAAACAGAATGATGATGCACATGACAACAAAAACCCAGGAGCACCTGATCCACCAGCTAATTTGAATAGTGGACCACGTCGTTCACCATCAGCTAATTTGAAAAGTCCACCACCACCTCATCCACCATCTCCTCTgccacctccacctcctccaccacctccaccacCTCAGTCGCATCCaatatcatcatcttcttctttgattATATCTCTCTCAGTTGGAGGAGTAGTTTGTTTTCTGATTGTCCTTTCTGTTATATACTTGTACCATAAACAAACAAAAAAGGTTGTCAGTGTAATGCCCTTGATGACAGTTCTCAATGGGCAATCGCAGAAATCACTTGTGACAGGTATATTTACCTGTCATGTATTTTGGACTTCATGTTATTTTTTGCTGCATTCATGAATATGTGTGGTTACTTGGCAGGCGTACCTGCATTGAGACGATTGGAACTTGAAACAGCTTGTGAGGATTTCAGCAACATTATTGGTTCATTATCAAATTGCAATTTGTACAAGGGTACACTTTCAAGTGGAGTTGAAATAGCAGTGACATCTGCGATTGTGACATCAGCAAAAGATTGGTCAGTACAAGATGAAGCTCACTTCAGAAAGAAGGTACTCTGCCAGATCTCTTCTTTTGCTTCTGATAATAGTTGTAATCGGTGTTTTTGCTCCAATAATATTAACTGCTGGTTTCAGATTTCAGACTTGTCCAAAGTAAATCACAAGAACTTCATGAACCTTCTTGGTCATTGTGAGGAAGAAGCGCCTTTTACCAGGATGATGGTTTTTGAGTATGCTCCAAGTGGGACACTATTTGAGCATTTGCACAGTGAGTATCTAGAGCATCGCTCCAATTTAAGTGCAGTAAAATCAAAGTAGACCTTATTCAAAATTGCTGTGTGCAAGCAGTACATTTATCTACAGTAGATACTTAACAAGTATAATACCTATTTTTTGTTTGCATAATaggattattttttttctatagtAGCAGATATCTTACTTCATGACAAATGTTTGGGGTGTATACTTCAATTCTTTGTGTTGGGACCAATACTCTTATATATCATGTTTTACTCCTAAAATGCATTAAAAGAACAAACTTTTCTAGTTACTTCATATTTCACGCAAATGAAGCAACTAATGTGCCATTGAGATGTCTGAAATTAGGATGCTAAAAATTCGGTCATCTaccataaaaaattttaaaaggcATCTTCAGTAAATTTCTCCACCTTCACTTTTTCCTAACTAGCAAATTTTGTCATACCGTCTTctaaatgaaatttcttaaaaGCAACATGTGGTTTGTTTTGTAAAAACTAATGTTGTCTATCATATAGATTGTCGCCTTCCTTTGATTCCTC
Above is a genomic segment from Musa acuminata AAA Group cultivar baxijiao chromosome BXJ3-4, Cavendish_Baxijiao_AAA, whole genome shotgun sequence containing:
- the LOC103982064 gene encoding protein MALE DISCOVERER 2 isoform X1, with translation MGKRSLGGLSTLLWIYLVCRRWQLSDSLNGEGRALLALKGKVEVDPYGALANWDEEDDDPCSWCGVECTDGGRVVVLNLKNLCLKGTLSPEVGKLIHLNTLILHNNSFYGAVPGVIGELQKLKVLDLGHNNFSGVLPSDLGDVASLETLVLRGNRFAGNLLSVWSKFKMLSEVQVDKEPLPSKRQFITMSGDVVGATTRGLLGVEFKQNDDAHDNKNPGAPDPPANLNSGPRRSPSANLKSPPPPHPPSPLPPPPPPPPPPPQSHPISSSSSLIISLSVGGVVCFLIVLSVIYLYHKQTKKVVSVMPLMTVLNGQSQKSLVTGVPALRRLELETACEDFSNIIGSLSNCNLYKGTLSSGVEIAVTSAIVTSAKDWSVQDEAHFRKKISDLSKVNHKNFMNLLGHCEEEAPFTRMMVFEYAPSGTLFEHLHIKEAEPLNWTARKRIAMGLAYCLEHMMQLNHPLIPRNLNSSSIYLTEDNAAKISDLDFWNVETEADMASSEITKESSIVYKFGIILLEIVSGRLPYSEDDGLLVLWARSYLSGKRPIKDMVDATLDPVPDEDINALVEVIRSCIDEDPNERPTMKEVADRMMLITAIPPEEANPKVSPLWWAELQIISSEAT
- the LOC103982064 gene encoding inactive receptor-like serine/threonine-protein kinase At2g40270 isoform X2; translated protein: MGKRSLGGLSTLLWIYLVCRRWQLSDSLNGEGRALLALKGKVEVDPYGALANWDEEDDDPCSWCGVECTDGGRVVVLNLKNLCLKGTLSPEVGKLIHLNTLILHNNSFYGAVPGVIGELQKLKVLDLGHNNFSGVLPSDLGDVASLETLDVVGATTRGLLGVEFKQNDDAHDNKNPGAPDPPANLNSGPRRSPSANLKSPPPPHPPSPLPPPPPPPPPPPQSHPISSSSSLIISLSVGGVVCFLIVLSVIYLYHKQTKKVVSVMPLMTVLNGQSQKSLVTGVPALRRLELETACEDFSNIIGSLSNCNLYKGTLSSGVEIAVTSAIVTSAKDWSVQDEAHFRKKISDLSKVNHKNFMNLLGHCEEEAPFTRMMVFEYAPSGTLFEHLHIKEAEPLNWTARKRIAMGLAYCLEHMMQLNHPLIPRNLNSSSIYLTEDNAAKISDLDFWNVETEADMASSEITKESSIVYKFGIILLEIVSGRLPYSEDDGLLVLWARSYLSGKRPIKDMVDATLDPVPDEDINALVEVIRSCIDEDPNERPTMKEVADRMMLITAIPPEEANPKVSPLWWAELQIISSEAT